In the Cylindrospermopsis raciborskii Cr2010 genome, GTCGTGAAACTTTAAATCTAGGAAAACTCGCTTCTGGCGGGATTTTAAAACATCCAGAATCCTCGGACCAACGCTGGTAAATAATTCTAAACCAACCTTCCAAAAGGACACGTCTGGTAGCAATTCTATTAATGCGATCGCCTGATCTAAAGTTGGCACATCTAAGGGAACAATAATCCGTTCACTGGCAATCATGGACTTTTACTTGTGATTTATGAGGATGGATAACTATGGAACAATACGAACAAAGTTCTTTTTACCTACTTGTAAAACTTTACCAGATAAATCTCCGGGACCAAAAAAGGTCAAATCCACATCGGTAATCTTTTCACTGTCCAAGCGCACACCACCTTCTTGAATTTTTCTTTTACCTTCCCCTGTGCTTTTGCACAAACCAGAAGCCGAGAGAATATGAGCTAATTTGGCAGGGAATTGAGTGATATTAGCCAAAGAAAACTCCGGTAATACGCCTTCCTTCCCCTTACTTTTTGCCGCCTCCTGGGCCTGATTAGCCTGGATTTCACCATGATATTGGCGGACAATTTCCCAAGCTAAGAACTGTTGGCGGTCTCGTGGATTATCTGGCAAGGTGTCTAAAGGTAAATCCGTCAGTAATTCAAAATACTGAGTCAGCAGATGATCCGGAACACCTTGTAGTTTCTGGTACTTTTGGGAGGGATGTTCCGACAACCCCACATAATTGCCCAGGGACTTAGACATTTTTTGAATACCATCAGTTCCAATTAAAATGGGCAATAGTAAACCAAACTGAGGACGTAAACCAAAATGCCGTTGTAAATCCCGACCTACTGCAATGTTAAATTTCTGATCAGTACC is a window encoding:
- the tyrS gene encoding tyrosine--tRNA ligase, whose product is MAKDFSWLYRGVAEIFPQSHDTDSETESLEKRLLNADHPLRIKLGIDPTGADIHLGHSIPVRKLRAFQDAGHTAVLIIGDFTARIGDPTGKSDVRRQLTEEDVSQNAQTYLEQVRPILDFDTPGRLEVHYNSQWLSGLDLAKILELLSTMTVGQMLAKEGFAERYKKENPIFLHEFLYPLMQGFDSVAIKSDVELGGTDQKFNIAVGRDLQRHFGLRPQFGLLLPILIGTDGIQKMSKSLGNYVGLSEHPSQKYQKLQGVPDHLLTQYFELLTDLPLDTLPDNPRDRQQFLAWEIVRQYHGEIQANQAQEAAKSKGKEGVLPEFSLANITQFPAKLAHILSASGLCKSTGEGKRKIQEGGVRLDSEKITDVDLTFFGPGDLSGKVLQVGKKNFVRIVP